A single Candidatus Methylomirabilota bacterium DNA region contains:
- a CDS encoding HDIG domain-containing protein, which produces MPRDRAWSILTEFTRSDSLRKHARAVEASMRAYAGQYGEDAEVWGVAGMLHDFDYEVHPRAPHHPLKGAEVLISRGVPDAVVRAILAHADYGGVPRVSLLERALYACDELSGFVHAVALVRPGKVITGLEVASVRKKLKDKAFARTVNRDDVYRGAQELGVDLDAHIAFVVGALTGVAPEIGLSRG; this is translated from the coding sequence ATCCCGCGTGACCGCGCCTGGTCGATCCTCACCGAGTTCACCCGGAGCGACAGCCTCCGCAAGCACGCCCGCGCCGTCGAGGCGTCGATGCGCGCGTACGCGGGCCAGTACGGCGAGGACGCGGAGGTCTGGGGCGTCGCGGGGATGCTCCACGACTTCGACTACGAGGTGCACCCGCGCGCCCCGCACCATCCGCTGAAGGGCGCCGAAGTATTGATATCGCGGGGCGTGCCCGACGCCGTCGTCCGCGCGATCCTCGCCCACGCCGACTACGGGGGCGTGCCGCGCGTGTCGCTCCTCGAGCGCGCCTTGTACGCGTGCGACGAGCTCTCCGGCTTCGTCCACGCGGTGGCGCTCGTCCGGCCCGGCAAGGTCATCACGGGCCTGGAGGTCGCGTCCGTGCGGAAGAAGCTCAAGGACAAGGCGTTCGCGCGGACGGTGAACCGCGACGACGTCTACCGCGGGGCGCAGGAACTGGGCGTCGACCTCGACGCCCACATCGCGTTCGTCGTCGGCGCGCTCACGGGCGTTGCGCCGGAGATCGGCCTCTCGCGCGGCTGA
- the cysE gene encoding serine O-acetyltransferase, translating into MFEAIRRDIEAVLERDPAVRSKLEVVLCYPGVHALVLHRLAHRIWLAGWTTLARFVSHVARFLTGIEIHPAAKLGPGLFIDHGMGVVIGETAEVGEDVTIYQGVSLAGTSLKREKRHPTLGNNVVVGAGAKIIGGFKIGDGSRIGAGSVVVREVPPNSVVVGVPGRVTYKDGQRVEGEIDLDQTDLPDPVSRALEQLLERIRTLEADVETLRKNLKEEQP; encoded by the coding sequence ATGTTTGAGGCGATCCGGCGGGACATCGAGGCGGTGCTCGAGCGCGACCCGGCGGTGCGCTCGAAGCTCGAGGTGGTGCTGTGCTATCCGGGCGTCCACGCGCTCGTGCTCCACCGCCTGGCCCACCGGATCTGGCTGGCGGGCTGGACGACGCTCGCGCGCTTCGTGTCGCACGTCGCACGCTTCCTCACGGGCATCGAGATCCACCCGGCGGCGAAGCTCGGCCCCGGCCTCTTCATCGACCACGGCATGGGCGTGGTCATCGGCGAGACGGCCGAGGTCGGGGAGGACGTGACGATCTACCAGGGCGTGAGCCTCGCGGGGACGAGCCTCAAGCGGGAGAAGCGCCACCCCACGCTCGGGAACAACGTCGTCGTCGGCGCGGGGGCTAAGATCATCGGCGGGTTCAAGATCGGCGACGGCAGCCGCATCGGCGCGGGCTCCGTCGTCGTGCGCGAGGTGCCGCCCAACTCCGTTGTCGTGGGCGTCCCGGGGCGGGTAACATACAAGGACGGCCAGCGGGTCGAGGGCGAGATCGACCTCGACCAGACCGACCTGCCGGACCCGGTGAGCCGCGCGCTCGAGCAGCTGCTCGAGCGGATCCGGACGCTCGAGGCTGACGTCGAGACGCTGCGGAAGAACCTCAAGGAGGAGCAGCCGTGA
- a CDS encoding cysteine desulfurase family protein yields the protein MSRRVYLDHNASTPVHPEVLAEMVPFFAEVYGNPSSIHGFGREARDGVEQARERIGRFLTVPPQEIVFTSGGTESDNFGVKGLAWARGKGHLITSRVEHHAVLRTCQALEAHGFDVTYVGVDAHGVVDPDDVRRALRPDTIAISLMHANSEVGTLQPIGAIGRLARECGIPFHVDAVQTFGKLPLDVEALGVDVLSFSGHKIYGPKGIAGLYVRKGTRMVAIQHGGEHERRRRAGTENVPGIVGLGKAVEVRARDMRAEAERVTALRNRLWEGVRARVPEIRLSGHPTERLPGTASLLVRHVESESIVLGLDLKGIAVSAGSACTAGNVEPSHVLVAMGVPLDWAMGAVRCSLGRSTTAEDIDYVIESVETVVTKLRRAMPVGAA from the coding sequence ATGAGCCGACGAGTGTATCTCGATCACAACGCATCGACGCCCGTGCACCCCGAGGTGCTGGCCGAGATGGTGCCGTTCTTCGCCGAGGTCTACGGGAACCCCTCGAGCATCCACGGCTTCGGGCGCGAGGCGCGCGACGGCGTCGAGCAGGCGCGCGAGCGCATCGGGCGCTTCCTCACGGTCCCGCCGCAGGAGATCGTCTTCACCTCGGGCGGCACGGAGTCCGACAACTTCGGCGTGAAGGGCCTGGCGTGGGCGCGCGGCAAGGGGCACCTCATCACGTCGCGCGTCGAGCACCACGCGGTCCTGCGGACCTGCCAGGCGCTCGAGGCGCACGGCTTCGACGTCACCTACGTCGGCGTGGACGCCCACGGCGTGGTGGACCCGGACGACGTCCGGCGCGCCCTCCGGCCCGACACGATCGCGATCAGCCTCATGCACGCCAACAGCGAGGTGGGGACGCTCCAGCCGATCGGCGCGATCGGCCGCCTCGCGCGCGAGTGCGGGATCCCCTTCCACGTGGACGCCGTCCAGACCTTCGGCAAGCTCCCGCTCGACGTCGAGGCGCTCGGCGTGGACGTGCTCTCGTTCTCGGGCCACAAGATCTACGGCCCGAAGGGCATCGCCGGGCTCTACGTCAGGAAGGGCACCCGGATGGTTGCGATCCAGCACGGTGGCGAGCACGAGCGGCGCCGGCGCGCCGGGACCGAGAACGTGCCCGGCATCGTCGGCCTCGGCAAGGCGGTCGAGGTGCGGGCCCGCGACATGCGCGCCGAGGCGGAGCGGGTCACGGCGCTGCGGAACCGCCTGTGGGAGGGCGTGCGGGCCCGCGTCCCGGAGATCCGGCTCTCGGGGCACCCGACGGAACGGCTGCCCGGCACGGCGAGCCTCCTCGTCCGCCACGTGGAGTCGGAATCCATCGTGCTCGGCCTGGATCTCAAGGGCATCGCGGTGTCGGCCGGGTCGGCCTGCACCGCGGGCAACGTCGAGCCGTCGCACGTCCTGGTCGCGATGGGGGTGCCGCTCGACTGGGCCATGGGCGCGGTGCGCTGCTCGCTCGGCCGCTCGACCACCGCGGAGGACATCGACTACGTGATCGAGAGCGTCGAGACGGTCGTGACGAAGCTCAGGCGGGCGATGCCGGTCGGGGCGGCATGA
- the iscU gene encoding Fe-S cluster assembly scaffold IscU, giving the protein MAYSEKVVDHYNNPRNVGSFAKDTPGVGTGLVGAPECGDVMKLQIKVNVETGVIEDAKFKTFGCGSAIASSSLATEWLKGKSVDEAAKIKNTDIVNELKLPPVKIHCSVLAEDAIKAALSDYKEKWAAANAAAESK; this is encoded by the coding sequence ATGGCGTACAGCGAGAAGGTCGTCGATCACTACAACAACCCGCGCAATGTCGGCTCGTTCGCGAAGGACACGCCGGGCGTCGGGACGGGGCTCGTGGGCGCGCCGGAGTGCGGCGACGTGATGAAGCTCCAGATCAAGGTGAATGTCGAGACCGGCGTGATCGAGGACGCGAAGTTCAAGACCTTCGGGTGCGGCAGTGCGATCGCGTCGTCGAGCCTGGCGACCGAGTGGCTGAAGGGCAAGTCCGTCGACGAGGCCGCCAAGATCAAGAACACCGACATCGTGAACGAGCTGAAGCTGCCGCCGGTGAAGATCCACTGCTCGGTGCTCGCCGAGGACGCGATCAAGGCGGCGCTGTCGGATTACAAAGAGAAGTGGGCCGCCGCGAATGCGGCGGCTGAGTCGAAATAG
- a CDS encoding DNA polymerase IV: MRPAARARAIAHVDMDAFYAAIEQRDRPDLRGRPVVVGADPKGRGVVSAASYEARRFGVRSAMPIVRAARLCPDAAFLPVDMAKYHRVSLEIMAILADFSPLVEPVSVDEAFVDLTGTEPLFGSPLDAVRGIKRRIREATALTASAGLAPNKFVAKVASDLEKPDGLVVVPPGGEARFLAPLPVERIWGVGRVTAGALRELGFGTIGQLQRVPRAVLARRFGKHGEHLHDLALGRDERPVEPFGVPKSVGAEETFGVDTTDAGLLRTTLRAQAERVAAELRESGFAGARVTLKLRLKPFETHTRSMTGEPTQDGLELYRRALALLERARVARPVRLIGLSASRLGPAGSGQLDLLDPTALRRERLARAVDRLTERFGEGAVIPAALLAHRRRARERSEDPPR, encoded by the coding sequence GTGAGGCCCGCGGCGCGCGCGCGCGCGATCGCCCACGTGGACATGGACGCGTTCTACGCGGCGATCGAGCAGCGCGATCGCCCGGATCTCCGCGGCAGGCCGGTCGTCGTCGGCGCGGATCCGAAGGGGCGCGGCGTCGTGTCGGCGGCCTCGTACGAGGCGCGGCGCTTCGGCGTGCGCTCGGCGATGCCCATCGTCCGCGCCGCGCGCCTGTGTCCCGACGCCGCCTTCCTGCCGGTGGACATGGCCAAGTACCACCGGGTCTCGCTCGAGATCATGGCGATCCTCGCCGACTTCTCGCCGCTCGTCGAGCCCGTCTCGGTGGACGAAGCCTTCGTCGACCTCACGGGGACCGAGCCCCTCTTCGGGAGCCCGCTCGACGCCGTCCGGGGCATCAAGCGGAGGATCCGCGAGGCGACGGCGCTCACCGCCTCGGCCGGGCTCGCGCCCAACAAGTTCGTCGCCAAGGTCGCCTCCGACCTCGAGAAGCCCGACGGCCTCGTCGTCGTGCCCCCGGGGGGCGAGGCGCGATTCCTGGCGCCCCTGCCCGTGGAGCGGATCTGGGGCGTCGGCCGGGTGACCGCGGGCGCGCTGCGCGAGCTCGGCTTCGGGACGATCGGCCAGCTCCAGCGCGTGCCCCGCGCCGTGCTGGCGCGGCGCTTCGGGAAGCACGGCGAGCACCTGCACGACCTCGCCCTCGGCCGCGACGAGCGGCCCGTGGAGCCGTTCGGCGTGCCGAAGTCCGTCGGCGCCGAGGAGACGTTCGGCGTCGACACGACGGACGCGGGGCTCCTGCGCACGACGCTCCGCGCCCAGGCCGAGCGCGTGGCGGCGGAGCTGCGCGAGAGCGGCTTCGCGGGCGCCCGCGTGACGCTGAAGCTGCGCCTCAAGCCGTTCGAGACCCACACGCGGAGCATGACCGGTGAGCCGACCCAGGACGGGCTCGAGCTCTACCGCCGCGCGCTGGCGCTCCTCGAGCGCGCGAGAGTCGCGCGTCCCGTCCGCCTGATCGGGCTCTCGGCCTCGCGGCTCGGCCCCGCGGGCTCGGGCCAGCTCGATCTCCTCGACCCCACGGCCCTCCGCCGCGAGCGCCTCGCGCGCGCGGTGGACCGGCTCACGGAGCGCTTCGGCGAGGGCGCGGTGATTCCCGCCGCCCTCCTGGCGCACCGGCGGCGTGCGCGCGAGCGTTCGGAGGACCCGCCGCGCTGA
- the hscB gene encoding Fe-S protein assembly co-chaperone HscB: protein MDYFEVFGLPRRLRLDAAELQRKFYELSRRTHPDFHQAEPAEAQARVLETSARLNAAYRALRDPIARIEYLVRLEEGRDTKEGAAEKPKAPPELLAEMFEIQEALEEAKAGGLDAAGRGALATQRDRLAARVLGIESDLAGRLSEAWDRAAAEQRRRLIGQFKEALAARAYLRTVIDDLGTVLGESQDGHVANRRH from the coding sequence ATGGATTACTTCGAGGTCTTCGGGCTCCCCCGGAGGCTCCGTCTGGACGCGGCCGAGCTGCAGCGGAAGTTCTACGAGCTGTCGCGACGCACGCACCCGGACTTCCACCAGGCGGAGCCCGCGGAGGCGCAGGCGCGCGTGCTCGAGACCTCCGCGCGGCTCAACGCGGCGTACCGCGCGCTGCGCGACCCAATCGCGCGCATCGAGTACCTCGTGCGCCTCGAGGAGGGACGGGACACCAAGGAGGGCGCCGCCGAGAAGCCCAAGGCGCCGCCGGAGCTGCTCGCGGAGATGTTCGAGATCCAGGAAGCGCTGGAGGAGGCGAAGGCCGGCGGCCTCGACGCCGCGGGGCGTGGGGCCCTGGCGACGCAGCGGGACCGGCTGGCCGCGCGCGTGCTCGGGATCGAGTCGGACCTCGCCGGGCGGCTCAGCGAGGCCTGGGACCGGGCGGCGGCCGAGCAGCGGCGGCGCCTCATCGGGCAGTTCAAGGAGGCGCTCGCGGCGCGCGCGTACCTCCGCACCGTGATCGACGATCTGGGCACGGTACTCGGAGAGAGCCAGGACGGACATGTCGCGAATCGTCGGCATTGA
- a CDS encoding helix-turn-helix domain-containing protein, giving the protein MTPKDVLSLKEASTYLAMDETTLKTLAIDRLIPALQLDGAWVFSKKSIDKWRSQQARRG; this is encoded by the coding sequence GTGACGCCGAAGGACGTGCTGAGCCTGAAAGAAGCGTCGACCTACCTCGCGATGGACGAGACCACGCTGAAGACGCTGGCGATCGACCGGCTCATCCCCGCGCTCCAGCTCGACGGCGCGTGGGTCTTCTCCAAGAAGTCCATCGACAAGTGGCGGAGCCAGCAAGCCCGGCGCGGGTGA
- a CDS encoding DsrE family protein, producing MDLAKKKLGVLLSTGLEHANLETAVGLAGAALDRGAELYLYLIDDGVRALDDPRIRALPDRGAKLFVCAYGCQKRRIPLKDADRVTYCGLVVLTDLINGTDRFVALN from the coding sequence ATGGACCTCGCGAAGAAGAAACTCGGTGTGCTGCTGTCCACGGGGCTCGAGCACGCGAACCTCGAGACGGCCGTGGGGCTCGCGGGCGCGGCGCTCGACCGCGGCGCCGAGCTCTATCTGTACCTGATCGACGACGGCGTCCGCGCGCTCGACGACCCGCGCATCCGCGCGCTGCCCGACCGCGGCGCGAAGCTCTTCGTGTGCGCCTACGGCTGCCAGAAGCGCCGCATTCCCCTCAAGGACGCCGACCGCGTCACCTACTGCGGCCTCGTGGTGCTGACCGACCTGATCAACGGCACCGACCGCTTCGTCGCGCTCAACTGA
- the iscX gene encoding Fe-S cluster assembly protein IscX has protein sequence MTWRDTEDIAIALSERHPDLDPLTVRFTDLHRWVTELPGFSDDAKASNESTLEKIQMAWLEEYRNR, from the coding sequence ATGACGTGGCGCGACACCGAGGACATCGCGATCGCGCTCAGCGAGCGCCACCCGGACCTCGACCCGCTGACGGTCCGCTTCACGGACCTCCACCGGTGGGTGACGGAGCTCCCGGGCTTCTCCGACGACGCGAAGGCTTCGAACGAATCGACCCTGGAGAAGATCCAGATGGCCTGGCTGGAGGAGTACCGCAACCGATGA
- a CDS encoding iron-sulfur cluster assembly scaffold protein — protein sequence MRYSETLVDHFLNPRNAGLMREPDGTGEGEYAGCGDLARFFLRVRAGRAVEVRFQTYGCGPTIAAASIASELSRGRTVDELRRLTAEEIESALEGLPADRRHAADVAAAGLRAAAHDYLSREGAHV from the coding sequence ATGAGGTACAGCGAGACGCTCGTGGACCACTTCCTCAACCCGCGCAACGCGGGGTTGATGCGCGAGCCCGACGGCACCGGCGAGGGCGAGTACGCGGGCTGCGGCGACCTCGCGCGCTTCTTCCTCCGCGTCCGCGCCGGGCGGGCGGTGGAGGTGCGCTTCCAGACGTACGGCTGCGGCCCGACGATCGCGGCGGCGAGCATCGCGAGCGAGCTCAGCCGCGGGCGCACCGTCGACGAGCTCCGCCGCCTCACGGCCGAGGAGATCGAGTCGGCGCTGGAGGGGCTGCCCGCGGACCGCAGGCACGCCGCCGACGTCGCGGCCGCCGGGCTTCGCGCGGCCGCGCACGATTATCTCAGTCGGGAGGGGGCGCATGTTTGA
- a CDS encoding DsrE family protein produces the protein MPERPPVVVLISADPRASHRANEAMRIGLGIVAGENDVTFVLTGPAAHLLDEDTDDLVDGDDINKFRANLKALGIPFHVETDAIPPAPDWNADAHEVIPVTRERIAELLRQGRRVLVF, from the coding sequence GTGCCCGAGCGTCCGCCGGTCGTCGTCCTGATCTCGGCGGACCCGCGCGCGTCGCACCGGGCCAACGAGGCCATGCGCATCGGGCTCGGCATCGTCGCCGGCGAGAACGACGTGACGTTCGTGCTCACCGGGCCGGCGGCGCACCTGCTCGACGAGGACACCGACGACCTCGTGGACGGCGACGACATCAATAAGTTCCGCGCGAATCTCAAGGCGCTCGGCATCCCCTTCCACGTCGAGACGGACGCGATCCCTCCAGCTCCCGACTGGAACGCCGATGCGCACGAGGTCATCCCCGTCACGCGCGAGCGAATCGCCGAGCTGCTGCGCCAGGGGCGCCGCGTCCTCGTGTTCTGA
- a CDS encoding 2Fe-2S iron-sulfur cluster-binding protein: MAVYKVTFLPLNVTVEVDPAKFPLQEDGLPGSLLDIALGNNIDLQHNCGGKCACTTCHVIVKAGAENLSKMEEDEEDRLDTAEGLTLHSRLGCQAVVGGDVVVEIPLSGRGGHKVPE; the protein is encoded by the coding sequence ATGGCCGTCTATAAGGTCACGTTCCTCCCGCTGAACGTCACCGTGGAGGTGGACCCGGCGAAGTTCCCGCTCCAGGAGGACGGCCTCCCCGGCTCGCTTCTGGACATTGCGCTGGGAAACAACATCGATCTGCAGCACAACTGCGGCGGCAAGTGCGCCTGCACGACCTGTCATGTCATCGTGAAGGCGGGGGCGGAGAACCTGTCCAAGATGGAAGAGGACGAGGAGGACCGGCTCGATACCGCCGAGGGTCTCACGCTCCATTCCCGCCTGGGTTGTCAGGCGGTCGTGGGAGGTGATGTCGTCGTGGAAATTCCACTGTCCGGGCGAGGCGGTCACAAGGTGCCGGAGTAG
- a CDS encoding iron-sulfur cluster assembly accessory protein, giving the protein MAVTLSEAAAKQVKELKQAQNLPDTVFLRMGVKGGGCSGLSYALEFDSEKGPHDKEFEIDGIKIVVDKKSYIYLNGTTLDYVQQGLTGGFTFVNPQAKSSCGCGTSFSA; this is encoded by the coding sequence ATGGCGGTGACGTTGTCCGAGGCTGCGGCCAAGCAGGTGAAGGAGCTGAAGCAGGCCCAGAATCTGCCCGACACCGTCTTTCTTCGCATGGGCGTGAAGGGCGGCGGGTGCTCCGGACTCTCGTACGCGCTCGAGTTCGACAGCGAGAAGGGCCCGCACGACAAGGAGTTCGAGATCGACGGGATCAAGATCGTGGTGGACAAGAAGAGCTACATCTACCTGAACGGCACCACGCTCGACTACGTCCAGCAGGGGCTGACGGGCGGCTTCACATTCGTCAACCCCCAGGCGAAGTCGAGCTGTGGATGCGGGACGTCGTTCTCGGCATAG
- the dnaK gene encoding molecular chaperone DnaK, whose product MSRIVGIDLGTTNSLVAYVDDATGLPRVIPDREGQALLPSVVAFTPAGVLVGAAAKRQLVRRPETTVYSVKRLMGRGYEDVKDELCYFPFRVRPGDGIVKIQVGDREVTPPEVSAIVLKSLKERAEAHFGEPVEKAVITVPAYFDDAQRQATKDAGRIAGLDVVRIVNEPTAASLAYGLHRLREGVIAVYDLGGGTFDISILRVKDGVFEVLATNGNTRLGGDDFDRAIVVWLLDDILAGHGVYLGRDNEAMQELRLAAEAAKIRLSTDERTALTMPFDAFTYHREITRADVEALIGKLVESTLGPCRMALADTGLAAADIDEVVLVGGSTRVPLVRRRVQELFGKTPHSQLNPDEVVALGAAVQAQILAGGITNMLLLDVTPLSLGIETLGGIVSVLIPRNTTIPTSAREMFTTSVDGQTVVDMHVVQGERELAKDCRSLARFELRGVDPMPAGMPKIEVTFLIDANGILQVTAKELRTGKAAAIEVKPTYGLAEGEIERMVEESFAYAEADVEARLLIEARNEADTVSTHVGRALRQGGELVAAEERERIRAALQELRAARATDDRDRIHAATTALNRATEHLAEVMMDAALKGALGSKRAAEIMET is encoded by the coding sequence ATGTCGCGAATCGTCGGCATTGACCTCGGGACCACGAACAGCCTCGTCGCCTACGTGGACGACGCGACGGGGCTGCCGCGGGTGATCCCCGACCGGGAGGGGCAGGCGCTCCTGCCGTCGGTCGTCGCCTTCACGCCCGCCGGCGTCCTCGTGGGCGCCGCGGCCAAGCGCCAGCTCGTGCGCCGGCCCGAGACGACCGTGTACTCGGTGAAGCGGCTGATGGGCCGCGGCTACGAGGACGTCAAGGACGAGCTGTGCTACTTCCCGTTCAGGGTGCGGCCCGGCGACGGGATCGTGAAGATCCAGGTCGGTGACCGCGAGGTGACGCCGCCCGAGGTCTCGGCGATCGTGCTCAAGTCGCTCAAAGAGCGCGCCGAGGCGCACTTCGGCGAGCCGGTCGAGAAGGCCGTGATCACCGTGCCCGCGTACTTCGACGACGCCCAGCGCCAGGCCACGAAGGACGCCGGGCGCATCGCCGGCCTCGACGTCGTGCGCATCGTCAACGAGCCGACGGCGGCCTCGCTCGCCTACGGGCTCCACCGGCTCCGGGAAGGCGTCATCGCCGTCTACGACCTCGGCGGCGGGACGTTCGACATCTCGATCCTGCGCGTCAAGGACGGCGTCTTCGAGGTGCTGGCGACGAACGGCAACACGCGTCTCGGCGGCGACGACTTCGACCGCGCGATCGTCGTGTGGCTCCTCGACGACATCCTGGCCGGGCATGGCGTGTACCTCGGGCGCGACAACGAGGCGATGCAGGAGCTCCGGCTCGCGGCCGAGGCGGCCAAGATCCGCCTCTCGACGGACGAGCGGACGGCGCTCACGATGCCGTTCGACGCGTTCACCTATCACCGCGAGATCACCCGCGCCGACGTCGAGGCCCTGATCGGCAAGCTCGTGGAGTCGACGCTCGGGCCCTGCCGGATGGCGCTCGCCGACACGGGGCTCGCCGCGGCGGACATCGACGAGGTCGTGCTGGTCGGCGGCTCGACCCGCGTGCCCCTCGTGCGGCGGCGGGTGCAGGAGCTCTTCGGCAAGACGCCGCACAGCCAGCTCAACCCCGACGAGGTCGTCGCGCTCGGCGCGGCGGTGCAGGCGCAGATCCTCGCCGGCGGGATCACCAATATGCTCCTGCTCGACGTGACGCCGCTCTCGCTCGGGATCGAGACGCTCGGCGGGATCGTGAGCGTGCTCATTCCACGCAACACGACGATCCCGACGAGCGCGCGCGAGATGTTCACCACTTCGGTGGACGGCCAGACGGTCGTGGACATGCACGTCGTCCAGGGCGAGCGCGAGCTCGCCAAGGACTGCCGCTCGCTCGCCCGCTTCGAGCTCCGCGGCGTCGACCCGATGCCGGCCGGGATGCCGAAGATCGAGGTGACGTTCCTCATCGACGCGAACGGGATCCTCCAGGTGACCGCGAAGGAGCTGCGGACGGGGAAGGCCGCGGCGATCGAGGTGAAGCCGACCTACGGCCTCGCCGAGGGCGAGATCGAGCGCATGGTGGAGGAGTCGTTCGCGTACGCGGAGGCGGACGTGGAGGCACGGCTCCTCATCGAGGCGCGGAACGAGGCGGACACGGTGAGCACGCACGTCGGGCGCGCGCTGCGCCAGGGCGGCGAGCTCGTCGCCGCCGAGGAGCGCGAGCGCATCCGCGCCGCCCTCCAGGAGCTGCGCGCGGCGCGGGCGACCGACGACCGCGACCGCATCCACGCGGCGACCACCGCGCTCAACCGCGCGACCGAGCACCTCGCCGAGGTGATGATGGACGCCGCGCTCAAGGGGGCGCTCGGCAGCAAGCGCGCGGCGGAGATCATGGAGACGTAA
- a CDS encoding adenylate/guanylate cyclase domain-containing protein, whose translation MVVPPETRYARSGDFHIAYQTVGQGPLDLVFVHGWISHIEHIWEEPGLARFLGRLASFSRLILLDKRGTGLSDPVPLNQLPTLEERMDDVRAVMDAAGSSRAALFGTSEAGALNVLFAATFPERTRALILLNSYARLAWAPDYPWGMSLEDGEKLIKAVEEGWGKGVAFEALVASQTDNEAMRKWWARYQRLAASPGTAATLLRSAFNTDARAVLSAIKVPTLVLHRTGDPFTGPEHGRHLARGISGARFIELSGVDHLFFAEDVERLVAEIQEFLTGARESGEPDRVLASVLFVDIVGSTERATALGDLRWRDLLERFYVLVRGALSRFRGRELDTAGDGVFATFDGPARAIRCASAIAAAVGELGIAVRAGVHTGECEVLGDKVSGVAVHIGARVAAAAAPNEVLVSATVRDLVAGSGIRFADRGGHALKGIPGEWRLFAVAAEGP comes from the coding sequence ATGGTGGTACCTCCCGAGACCCGATACGCAAGGAGCGGCGATTTCCACATCGCCTACCAGACCGTCGGGCAGGGGCCGCTCGACCTCGTCTTCGTCCACGGCTGGATCTCGCACATCGAGCACATCTGGGAGGAGCCGGGCCTCGCGCGGTTCCTCGGTCGCCTCGCATCCTTCAGCCGGCTGATCCTGCTCGACAAGCGCGGCACCGGGCTGTCCGATCCTGTGCCCCTGAATCAGCTCCCGACCCTGGAGGAGCGAATGGACGACGTGCGCGCCGTCATGGACGCGGCGGGATCGAGCCGTGCCGCCCTCTTCGGCACGTCGGAAGCGGGCGCCCTGAACGTCCTCTTCGCCGCCACCTTCCCGGAGCGGACGCGCGCGCTCATCCTCTTGAACTCCTACGCCCGGCTCGCCTGGGCGCCGGACTATCCCTGGGGCATGAGCCTCGAGGACGGCGAGAAGCTGATCAAGGCGGTCGAGGAAGGCTGGGGCAAGGGTGTCGCCTTCGAGGCGCTGGTCGCCAGCCAGACGGACAACGAGGCGATGCGGAAGTGGTGGGCGCGCTACCAGCGGCTCGCCGCCAGCCCCGGGACCGCGGCGACCCTCCTGCGCAGCGCCTTCAACACCGACGCGCGCGCGGTGCTGTCGGCGATCAAGGTGCCGACCCTCGTCCTGCATCGCACGGGCGACCCCTTCACGGGCCCCGAGCACGGACGCCACCTGGCCCGGGGGATCTCCGGGGCGAGGTTCATCGAGCTGTCCGGCGTCGACCACCTCTTCTTCGCCGAGGACGTCGAGAGGCTGGTCGCCGAGATCCAGGAGTTCCTCACCGGCGCGCGCGAGAGCGGCGAGCCGGATCGGGTTCTCGCGTCCGTGCTGTTCGTCGACATCGTCGGCTCGACCGAGCGCGCGACGGCGCTCGGCGACCTGCGGTGGCGCGACCTGCTCGAGCGCTTCTACGTCCTCGTGCGCGGCGCGCTGTCGCGGTTCCGCGGCCGGGAGCTGGACACGGCGGGCGACGGCGTCTTCGCGACGTTCGACGGCCCCGCGCGCGCCATCCGCTGCGCCTCGGCCATCGCCGCGGCCGTGGGCGAGCTCGGCATCGCCGTCCGCGCCGGGGTCCACACCGGGGAGTGCGAGGTCCTCGGCGACAAGGTGAGCGGCGTCGCGGTGCACATCGGAGCGCGGGTCGCCGCCGCGGCGGCGCCGAACGAGGTGCTGGTCTCGGCCACCGTGAGGGACCTGGTCGCCGGGTCCGGGATCCGGTTCGCGGATCGCGGCGGTCACGCCCTGAAGGGCATCCCGGGGGAGTGGCGGCTGTTCGCCGTGGCGGCCGAGGGCCCGTGA